In a single window of the Drosophila subpulchrella strain 33 F10 #4 breed RU33 chromosome X, RU_Dsub_v1.1 Primary Assembly, whole genome shotgun sequence genome:
- the LOC119557541 gene encoding uncharacterized protein LOC119557541 isoform X1, with translation MDATCRAMEQLLAAVELSRTQNEDTTPTTNTAISIWSAPSEGSASSCVDPASFRFRLDGQAILPPLITSAKRREVQLARQKALKLEERYRLARHSAGSDMASLRSLSQTETFIYDSTRGQARPQTPVPDIKLPTIQVDPPTPHPPVEPVDNLSPRRHNRITDRILQFEQSGLGKLLPKDQDKRILRSSTSPLIAECKEQTQQELKKTELGTSQPEPASYQRSRSFTLEEPSQVLVEHMQREAQAVKPSQSLVNFQRQTIESQAKRVNRNSRCNSNNTAIATNSTTTGSSCSRRDREVERIIERALGEHGPLEASRKAGVRNYLRSHRERMNQLVLYQEEERRRMQTQFDQQQRQLIEELCAEIDVTSSTENPDELVSQSTSTGDLQCGLSTPSMSFSNATPRCFQNLDDFLTMEDSCRMAASSFARKRLFSPKVSLGYESEPQLLGETTAPSTPRSLPLRNSSLTNSRRSGPVARRRSQTVSSSSRKSNITAGREVIKSPAKVLQGRPKSSPGNASSTPPKRGNAPVRSSSSPKQLRNKHANLEQEERQWAATRINAAVRGFLIRRLFATEQVQRIVQTIRDTLIFVLNLHLETCGNDLDAEEPANLRLKARLLQQLCSASRTLHLIFIQTNTKERLEIIARDRKRIKTKLLLKHS, from the exons ATGGATGCCACTTG TAGGGCCATGGAGCAGCTACTGGCGGCCGTGGAGTTGAGCCGGACCCAAAATGAGGATACCACTCCCACGACCAACACCGCCATATCAATCTGGAGCGCCCCTTCCGAGGGCAGTGCCTCTAGTTGCGTGGACCCCGCCTCTTTCCGGTTTCGGCTGGATGGCCAAGCCATATTGCCACCACTG ATCACTAGTGCCAAGAGACGCGAGGTGCAGCTGGCCCGCCAGAAAGCTTTGAAGTTAGAGGAACGCTACCGCCTGGCCAGACACTCGGCGGGATCCGACATGGCCAGTCTGAGGAGCTTGTCCCAGACGGAGACTTTCATCTACGACAGCACTCGAGGCCAGGCACGTCCTCAGACCCCTGTCCCAGACATTAAGCTCCCTACCATACAGGTTGATCCTCCCACGCCCCATCCCCCGGTGGAGCCAGTGGATAACTTGTCCCCCAGGCGGCACAATCGAATTACCGATCGTATCCTGCAGTTTGAACAGTCGGGACTGGGTAAACTTCTACCCAAAGATCAGGACAAAAGGATCCTGCGCTCCAGTACCAGCCCACTGATAGCTGAATGTAAGGAGCAGACACAGCAGGAGTTAAAAAAGACGGAGCTAGGGACTTCGCAGCCAGAGCCAGCTAGTTATCAGCGCTCACGAAGCTTTACGCTGGAGGAGCCTTCTCAGGTTCTCGTAGAGCATATGCAGCGGGAGGCCCAAGCGGTCAAGCCTAGCCAGAGTTTGGTAAACTTCCAAAGGCAGACCATAGAGTCCCAGGCCAAGCGGGTGAATCGCAATTCCAgatgcaacagcaacaacaccgCCATCGCCACAAACTCTACAACCACCGGCAGCAGCTGCTCCAGAAGAGATCGCGAGGTGGAACGTATAATAGAAAGGGCGTTGGGCGAACATGGTCCTTTGGAAGCTAGCCGGAAAGCAGGAGTGCGCAACTATCTGCGTAGCCATCGGGAGCGAATGAATCAGTTGGTCCTTTACCAGGAGGAGGAGCGTCGTCGCATGCAGACGCAGTTTGATCAACAGCAGCGACAGCTCATTGAGGAACTGTGTGCTGAAATTGATGTTACCTCGAGCACCGAAAATCCTGATGAACTAGTGTCGCAGAGCACCAGTACGGGAGACCTGCAATGTGGCTTATCCACGCCTTCAATGTCCTTTTCGAATGCCACGCCACGCTGCTTCCAAAATCTGGATGACTTTCTCACTATGGAGGACAGCTGCCGAATGGCGGCTTCTTCTTTCGCTCGAAAGAGGTTGTTTAGTCCGAAAGTATCTCTGGGCTACGAATCGGAACCGCAGCTGCTAGGGGAGACAACTGCTCCCAGCACACCGCGATCGTTACCACTCAGGAACAGCAGTTTAACCAACAGTAGGCGAAGTGGGCCAGTTGCCAGGAGACGATCGCAAACCGTGAGCAGTAGTTCCAGGAAATCGAACATTACTGCAGGTCGTGAAGTGATCAAATCACCAGCGAAGGTACTGCAGGGACGACCAAAGAGTTCACCAGGAAACGCTAGCTCCACCCCACCGAAAAGGGGCAACGCACCAGTAAGAAGCAGTTCATCGCCCAAGCAACTGAGAAAT AAACATGCCAATCTGGAGCAGGAGGAGCGACAATGGGCAGCCACGCGTATAAATGCCGCAGTGCGAGGATTCTTGATACGCCGGCTCTTTGCCACCGAGCAAGTGCAGCGTATAGTCCAGACCATCAGAGACACCTTGATCTTCGTGCTAAATCTACATCTGGAAACCTGCGGAAATGACCTAGATGCAGAGGAGCCCGCTAATCTGCGCCTTAAGGCGCGACTGCTTCAACAG CTCTGCTCGGCCAGCCGTACGCTTCACCTGATCTTCATCCAGACCAACACAAAGGAACGTTTGGAAATCATCGCTCGGGATCGAAAGCGGATCAAGACTAAACTCCTCCTAAAACACAGCTGA
- the LOC119557541 gene encoding uncharacterized protein LOC119557541 isoform X2 — protein sequence MDATWAMEQLLAAVELSRTQNEDTTPTTNTAISIWSAPSEGSASSCVDPASFRFRLDGQAILPPLITSAKRREVQLARQKALKLEERYRLARHSAGSDMASLRSLSQTETFIYDSTRGQARPQTPVPDIKLPTIQVDPPTPHPPVEPVDNLSPRRHNRITDRILQFEQSGLGKLLPKDQDKRILRSSTSPLIAECKEQTQQELKKTELGTSQPEPASYQRSRSFTLEEPSQVLVEHMQREAQAVKPSQSLVNFQRQTIESQAKRVNRNSRCNSNNTAIATNSTTTGSSCSRRDREVERIIERALGEHGPLEASRKAGVRNYLRSHRERMNQLVLYQEEERRRMQTQFDQQQRQLIEELCAEIDVTSSTENPDELVSQSTSTGDLQCGLSTPSMSFSNATPRCFQNLDDFLTMEDSCRMAASSFARKRLFSPKVSLGYESEPQLLGETTAPSTPRSLPLRNSSLTNSRRSGPVARRRSQTVSSSSRKSNITAGREVIKSPAKVLQGRPKSSPGNASSTPPKRGNAPVRSSSSPKQLRNKHANLEQEERQWAATRINAAVRGFLIRRLFATEQVQRIVQTIRDTLIFVLNLHLETCGNDLDAEEPANLRLKARLLQQLCSASRTLHLIFIQTNTKERLEIIARDRKRIKTKLLLKHS from the exons ATGGATGCCACTTG GGCCATGGAGCAGCTACTGGCGGCCGTGGAGTTGAGCCGGACCCAAAATGAGGATACCACTCCCACGACCAACACCGCCATATCAATCTGGAGCGCCCCTTCCGAGGGCAGTGCCTCTAGTTGCGTGGACCCCGCCTCTTTCCGGTTTCGGCTGGATGGCCAAGCCATATTGCCACCACTG ATCACTAGTGCCAAGAGACGCGAGGTGCAGCTGGCCCGCCAGAAAGCTTTGAAGTTAGAGGAACGCTACCGCCTGGCCAGACACTCGGCGGGATCCGACATGGCCAGTCTGAGGAGCTTGTCCCAGACGGAGACTTTCATCTACGACAGCACTCGAGGCCAGGCACGTCCTCAGACCCCTGTCCCAGACATTAAGCTCCCTACCATACAGGTTGATCCTCCCACGCCCCATCCCCCGGTGGAGCCAGTGGATAACTTGTCCCCCAGGCGGCACAATCGAATTACCGATCGTATCCTGCAGTTTGAACAGTCGGGACTGGGTAAACTTCTACCCAAAGATCAGGACAAAAGGATCCTGCGCTCCAGTACCAGCCCACTGATAGCTGAATGTAAGGAGCAGACACAGCAGGAGTTAAAAAAGACGGAGCTAGGGACTTCGCAGCCAGAGCCAGCTAGTTATCAGCGCTCACGAAGCTTTACGCTGGAGGAGCCTTCTCAGGTTCTCGTAGAGCATATGCAGCGGGAGGCCCAAGCGGTCAAGCCTAGCCAGAGTTTGGTAAACTTCCAAAGGCAGACCATAGAGTCCCAGGCCAAGCGGGTGAATCGCAATTCCAgatgcaacagcaacaacaccgCCATCGCCACAAACTCTACAACCACCGGCAGCAGCTGCTCCAGAAGAGATCGCGAGGTGGAACGTATAATAGAAAGGGCGTTGGGCGAACATGGTCCTTTGGAAGCTAGCCGGAAAGCAGGAGTGCGCAACTATCTGCGTAGCCATCGGGAGCGAATGAATCAGTTGGTCCTTTACCAGGAGGAGGAGCGTCGTCGCATGCAGACGCAGTTTGATCAACAGCAGCGACAGCTCATTGAGGAACTGTGTGCTGAAATTGATGTTACCTCGAGCACCGAAAATCCTGATGAACTAGTGTCGCAGAGCACCAGTACGGGAGACCTGCAATGTGGCTTATCCACGCCTTCAATGTCCTTTTCGAATGCCACGCCACGCTGCTTCCAAAATCTGGATGACTTTCTCACTATGGAGGACAGCTGCCGAATGGCGGCTTCTTCTTTCGCTCGAAAGAGGTTGTTTAGTCCGAAAGTATCTCTGGGCTACGAATCGGAACCGCAGCTGCTAGGGGAGACAACTGCTCCCAGCACACCGCGATCGTTACCACTCAGGAACAGCAGTTTAACCAACAGTAGGCGAAGTGGGCCAGTTGCCAGGAGACGATCGCAAACCGTGAGCAGTAGTTCCAGGAAATCGAACATTACTGCAGGTCGTGAAGTGATCAAATCACCAGCGAAGGTACTGCAGGGACGACCAAAGAGTTCACCAGGAAACGCTAGCTCCACCCCACCGAAAAGGGGCAACGCACCAGTAAGAAGCAGTTCATCGCCCAAGCAACTGAGAAAT AAACATGCCAATCTGGAGCAGGAGGAGCGACAATGGGCAGCCACGCGTATAAATGCCGCAGTGCGAGGATTCTTGATACGCCGGCTCTTTGCCACCGAGCAAGTGCAGCGTATAGTCCAGACCATCAGAGACACCTTGATCTTCGTGCTAAATCTACATCTGGAAACCTGCGGAAATGACCTAGATGCAGAGGAGCCCGCTAATCTGCGCCTTAAGGCGCGACTGCTTCAACAG CTCTGCTCGGCCAGCCGTACGCTTCACCTGATCTTCATCCAGACCAACACAAAGGAACGTTTGGAAATCATCGCTCGGGATCGAAAGCGGATCAAGACTAAACTCCTCCTAAAACACAGCTGA
- the LOC119557541 gene encoding uncharacterized protein LOC119557541 isoform X4, translating into MDATCRAMEQLLAAVELSRTQNEDTTPTTNTAISIWSAPSEGSASSCVDPASFRFRLDGQAILPPLITSAKRREVQLARQKALKLEERYRLARHSAGSDMASLRSLSQTETFIYDSTRGQARPQTPVPDIKLPTIQVDPPTPHPPVEPVDNLSPRRHNRITDRILQFEQSGLGKLLPKDQDKRILRSSTSPLIAECKEQTQQELKKTELGTSQPEPASYQRSRSFTLEEPSQVLVEHMQREAQAVKPSQSLVNFQRQTIESQAKRVNRNSRCNSNNTAIATNSTTTGSSCSRRDREVERIIERALGEHGPLEASRKAGVRNYLRSHRERMNQLVLYQEEERRRMQTQFDQQQRQLIEELCAEIDVTSSTENPDELVSQSTSTGDLQCGLSTPSMSFSNATPRCFQNLDDFLTMEDSCRMAASSFARKRLFSPKVSLGYESEPQLLGETTAPSTPRSLPLRNSSLTNSRRSGPVARRRSQTVSSSSRKSNITAGREVIKSPAKVLQGRPKSSPGNASSTPPKRGNAPVRSSSSPKQLRNRKKL; encoded by the exons ATGGATGCCACTTG TAGGGCCATGGAGCAGCTACTGGCGGCCGTGGAGTTGAGCCGGACCCAAAATGAGGATACCACTCCCACGACCAACACCGCCATATCAATCTGGAGCGCCCCTTCCGAGGGCAGTGCCTCTAGTTGCGTGGACCCCGCCTCTTTCCGGTTTCGGCTGGATGGCCAAGCCATATTGCCACCACTG ATCACTAGTGCCAAGAGACGCGAGGTGCAGCTGGCCCGCCAGAAAGCTTTGAAGTTAGAGGAACGCTACCGCCTGGCCAGACACTCGGCGGGATCCGACATGGCCAGTCTGAGGAGCTTGTCCCAGACGGAGACTTTCATCTACGACAGCACTCGAGGCCAGGCACGTCCTCAGACCCCTGTCCCAGACATTAAGCTCCCTACCATACAGGTTGATCCTCCCACGCCCCATCCCCCGGTGGAGCCAGTGGATAACTTGTCCCCCAGGCGGCACAATCGAATTACCGATCGTATCCTGCAGTTTGAACAGTCGGGACTGGGTAAACTTCTACCCAAAGATCAGGACAAAAGGATCCTGCGCTCCAGTACCAGCCCACTGATAGCTGAATGTAAGGAGCAGACACAGCAGGAGTTAAAAAAGACGGAGCTAGGGACTTCGCAGCCAGAGCCAGCTAGTTATCAGCGCTCACGAAGCTTTACGCTGGAGGAGCCTTCTCAGGTTCTCGTAGAGCATATGCAGCGGGAGGCCCAAGCGGTCAAGCCTAGCCAGAGTTTGGTAAACTTCCAAAGGCAGACCATAGAGTCCCAGGCCAAGCGGGTGAATCGCAATTCCAgatgcaacagcaacaacaccgCCATCGCCACAAACTCTACAACCACCGGCAGCAGCTGCTCCAGAAGAGATCGCGAGGTGGAACGTATAATAGAAAGGGCGTTGGGCGAACATGGTCCTTTGGAAGCTAGCCGGAAAGCAGGAGTGCGCAACTATCTGCGTAGCCATCGGGAGCGAATGAATCAGTTGGTCCTTTACCAGGAGGAGGAGCGTCGTCGCATGCAGACGCAGTTTGATCAACAGCAGCGACAGCTCATTGAGGAACTGTGTGCTGAAATTGATGTTACCTCGAGCACCGAAAATCCTGATGAACTAGTGTCGCAGAGCACCAGTACGGGAGACCTGCAATGTGGCTTATCCACGCCTTCAATGTCCTTTTCGAATGCCACGCCACGCTGCTTCCAAAATCTGGATGACTTTCTCACTATGGAGGACAGCTGCCGAATGGCGGCTTCTTCTTTCGCTCGAAAGAGGTTGTTTAGTCCGAAAGTATCTCTGGGCTACGAATCGGAACCGCAGCTGCTAGGGGAGACAACTGCTCCCAGCACACCGCGATCGTTACCACTCAGGAACAGCAGTTTAACCAACAGTAGGCGAAGTGGGCCAGTTGCCAGGAGACGATCGCAAACCGTGAGCAGTAGTTCCAGGAAATCGAACATTACTGCAGGTCGTGAAGTGATCAAATCACCAGCGAAGGTACTGCAGGGACGACCAAAGAGTTCACCAGGAAACGCTAGCTCCACCCCACCGAAAAGGGGCAACGCACCAGTAAGAAGCAGTTCATCGCCCAAGCAACTGAGAAAT CGCAAGAAGCTATAG
- the LOC119557541 gene encoding uncharacterized protein LOC119557541 isoform X3, whose protein sequence is MDATCRAMEQLLAAVELSRTQNEDTTPTTNTAISIWSAPSEGSASSCVDPASFRFRLDGQAILPPLITSAKRREVQLARQKALKLEERYRLARHSAGSDMASLRSLSQTETFIYDSTRGQARPQTPVPDIKLPTIQVDPPTPHPPVEPVDNLSPRRHNRITDRILQFEQSGLGKLLPKDQDKRILRSSTSPLIAECKEQTQQELKKTELGTSQPEPASYQRSRSFTLEEPSQVLVEHMQREAQAVKPSQSLVNFQRQTIESQAKRVNRNSRCNSNNTAIATNSTTTGSSCSRRDREVERIIERALGEHGPLEASRKAGVRNYLRSHRERMNQLVLYQEEERRRMQTQFDQQQRQLIEELCAEIDVTSSTENPDELVSQSTSTGDLQCGLSTPSMSFSNATPRCFQNLDDFLTMEDSCRMAASSFARKRLFSPKVSLGYESEPQLLGETTAPSTPRSLPLRNSSLTNSRRSGPVARRRSQTVSSSSRKSNITAGREVIKSPAKVLQGRPKSSPGNASSTPPKRGNAPVRSSSSPKQLRNQRKKL, encoded by the exons ATGGATGCCACTTG TAGGGCCATGGAGCAGCTACTGGCGGCCGTGGAGTTGAGCCGGACCCAAAATGAGGATACCACTCCCACGACCAACACCGCCATATCAATCTGGAGCGCCCCTTCCGAGGGCAGTGCCTCTAGTTGCGTGGACCCCGCCTCTTTCCGGTTTCGGCTGGATGGCCAAGCCATATTGCCACCACTG ATCACTAGTGCCAAGAGACGCGAGGTGCAGCTGGCCCGCCAGAAAGCTTTGAAGTTAGAGGAACGCTACCGCCTGGCCAGACACTCGGCGGGATCCGACATGGCCAGTCTGAGGAGCTTGTCCCAGACGGAGACTTTCATCTACGACAGCACTCGAGGCCAGGCACGTCCTCAGACCCCTGTCCCAGACATTAAGCTCCCTACCATACAGGTTGATCCTCCCACGCCCCATCCCCCGGTGGAGCCAGTGGATAACTTGTCCCCCAGGCGGCACAATCGAATTACCGATCGTATCCTGCAGTTTGAACAGTCGGGACTGGGTAAACTTCTACCCAAAGATCAGGACAAAAGGATCCTGCGCTCCAGTACCAGCCCACTGATAGCTGAATGTAAGGAGCAGACACAGCAGGAGTTAAAAAAGACGGAGCTAGGGACTTCGCAGCCAGAGCCAGCTAGTTATCAGCGCTCACGAAGCTTTACGCTGGAGGAGCCTTCTCAGGTTCTCGTAGAGCATATGCAGCGGGAGGCCCAAGCGGTCAAGCCTAGCCAGAGTTTGGTAAACTTCCAAAGGCAGACCATAGAGTCCCAGGCCAAGCGGGTGAATCGCAATTCCAgatgcaacagcaacaacaccgCCATCGCCACAAACTCTACAACCACCGGCAGCAGCTGCTCCAGAAGAGATCGCGAGGTGGAACGTATAATAGAAAGGGCGTTGGGCGAACATGGTCCTTTGGAAGCTAGCCGGAAAGCAGGAGTGCGCAACTATCTGCGTAGCCATCGGGAGCGAATGAATCAGTTGGTCCTTTACCAGGAGGAGGAGCGTCGTCGCATGCAGACGCAGTTTGATCAACAGCAGCGACAGCTCATTGAGGAACTGTGTGCTGAAATTGATGTTACCTCGAGCACCGAAAATCCTGATGAACTAGTGTCGCAGAGCACCAGTACGGGAGACCTGCAATGTGGCTTATCCACGCCTTCAATGTCCTTTTCGAATGCCACGCCACGCTGCTTCCAAAATCTGGATGACTTTCTCACTATGGAGGACAGCTGCCGAATGGCGGCTTCTTCTTTCGCTCGAAAGAGGTTGTTTAGTCCGAAAGTATCTCTGGGCTACGAATCGGAACCGCAGCTGCTAGGGGAGACAACTGCTCCCAGCACACCGCGATCGTTACCACTCAGGAACAGCAGTTTAACCAACAGTAGGCGAAGTGGGCCAGTTGCCAGGAGACGATCGCAAACCGTGAGCAGTAGTTCCAGGAAATCGAACATTACTGCAGGTCGTGAAGTGATCAAATCACCAGCGAAGGTACTGCAGGGACGACCAAAGAGTTCACCAGGAAACGCTAGCTCCACCCCACCGAAAAGGGGCAACGCACCAGTAAGAAGCAGTTCATCGCCCAAGCAACTGAGAAAT CAGCGCAAGAAGCTATAG
- the LOC119556282 gene encoding uncharacterized protein LOC119556282, protein MFQALPRPSRTTLHCGATAIVTVILMAWVRPLGVLFLGLLAYWIYWTRCSFRIVPTDELRGKVNGWLQKINDWRLSSPSMFCLASTSCLGTLAVIGHLISGSTLVLTILVVSALVSTKYNFKLLKIEHKDFQWTEKLNYNNLEAEAEDEFLPDVNESNLFVLELASDVATISSPTDANDEEDDERSDDIPSELLIPDVIPEIDEHSTDEDDDLALLAAKRQEKQQQQPHIAGESEDMNFRKGHFKRDSSLSTTSSSSEESLSKGLQFPDHTSVDASGNTQLRQITAGPDPAGELMALAVKTQAQALLANSGKLLPSLVSGLVQWGSGGAASANSDGDATDASRNREQQRIVTALDSSDESDFEILETDDFK, encoded by the exons ATGTTCCAAGCCCTGCCCCGTCCGTCAAGGACCACGCTCCACTGTGGAGCCACAGCCATCGTCACAGTCATCCTTATGGCCTG GGTCCGACCGCTGGGCGTGCTATTCCTGGGACTATTGGCCTATTGGATCTACTGGACACGCTGTAGCTTTCGGATTGTACCCACGGACGAGTTGCGCGGCAAGGTTAACGGCTGGCTGCAGAAGATTAACGACTGGCGCCTTAGCAGTCCCAGCATGTTCTGCTTGGCCAGCACCAGCTGCTTGGGCACCCTCGCGGTGATCGGCCACCTTATCTCCGGCTCCACGCTGGTTCTGACCATCCTAGTCGTCTCTGCCCTTGTCTCCACCAAGTACAACTTCAAGCTGCTGAAGATCGAACACAAGG ACTTCCAATGGACAGAGAAGCTGAACTACAACAACTTGGAGGCCGAGGCGGAGGACGAATTTCTGCCTGACGTGAACGAGTCGAATCTTTTTGTGCTGGAGCTAGCAAGCGATGTGGCCACCATTAGTTCACCCACCGATGCGAATGACGAGGAGGATGACGAGCGCAGCGACGACATACCTTCGGAGCTGCTGATTCCGGACGTGATACCCGAGATCGATGAGCACTCCACCGACGAAGATGATGATCTGGCTCTTCTGGCGGCCAAAAGGCAagagaaacagcagcagcaaccgcATATAGCCGGTGAGAGCGAGGATATGAACTTCAGAAAGGGCCATTTCAAGCGCGACTCGTCGCTGTCCACCACGTCCTCCTCGTCCGAGGAGAGCCTGTCCAAGGGGCTGCAGTTCCCCGACCACACCTCCGTGGATGCAAGTGGGAACACTCAGTTGCGGCAAATAACCGCTGGACCCGATCCCGCTGGCGAGCTTATGGCCCTGGCCGTAAAAACCCAGGCACAGGCGCTTTTGGCAAACAGCGGGAAGCTCCTTCCCAGTCTTGTCTCTGGCCTGGTACAGTGGGGTTCAGGTGGTGCTGCCTCAGCTAATTCCGACGGTGATGCGACCGATGCAAGTCGAAATCGCGAGCAACAGCGCATTGTCACCGCCTTAGATTCTTCTGACGAGAGCGACTTTGAGATACTCGAAACGGATGACTTCAAGTAA
- the LOC119556284 gene encoding tRNA methyltransferase 10 homolog A, which translates to MDTAVQELEEAPPAVLSLDNCPGTTPGKPQSKNQLKKQRKLAEFADLRKLRREREREKKKQKRREAKEQGLPVRTGPSRKELKKRQASDGGQPGLCVAIDLDYDDLMQERDISKCVKQCLRIYTINRRSAQPGKLHFTGIRRNGHIHNSFKKNDGWENWHVEYHFDRIHTDVFDTSQLVYLTCESEQVLDKLQPNCTYVIGGLVDHNHFKGLCHSRATEAGLATARLPLSEHVDMKTRAVLSTYHVFELLIKVAAGQDWTSAILDTIPMRKGAKAKTTNGKEVQEVEQEQKLDPAEEKMEDDTFTVAIEPETKFDSLDS; encoded by the exons ATGGATACGGCGGTACAGGAACTCGAGGAGGCCCCACCAGCGGTACTGAGCCTGGACAATTGCCCGGGAACCACGCCTGGTAAGCCACAGAGCAAAAACCAGCTGAAAAAGCAGCGCAAGCTGGCAGAGTTTGCGGACCTTCGAAAGCTGCGACGAGAACGTGAGCGTGAGAAGAAAAAGCAGAAGCGTCGTGAGGCCAAGGAGCAGGGTCTGCCCGTCCGGACGGGTCCTTCTCGCAAGGAGCTCAAAAAGCGCCAGGCATCTGACGGAGGACAGCCCGGACTCTGCGTTGCCATCGATCTGGACTACGATGATCTGATGCAGGAGCGGGACATCTCCAAGTGCGTCAAGCAGTGCCTCCGGATTTATACTATCAATCGGCGCAGTGCGCAGCCAGGCAAGTTGCACTTCACGGGCATACGTCGCAACGGACACATCCACAATTCGTTCAAGAAAAATGATGGCTGGGAGAACTGGCACGTGGAATACCACTTCGATCGCATACACACCGATGTCTTCGACACCAGCCAACTAGTTTATCTCACCTGCGAGTCCGAACAAGTGCTGGACAAGCTGCAGCCCAACTGCACGTACGTCATTGGCGGACTGGTGGACCACAATCACTTCAAGGGTCTGTGCCATTCGAGGGCGACGGAGGCGGGCCTGGCCACTGCCCGCCTGCCGCTCAGTGAGCACGTGGACATGAAGACAAGGGCCGTACTCAGTACCTACCACG TCTTTGAGTTGCTGATTAAGGTAGCAGCTGGCCAGGATTGGACCTCTGCCATTCTAGACACGATTCCCATGCGCAAGGGAGCCAAAGCGAAAACCACTAACGGCAAGGAAGTGCAGGAGGTGGAGCAGGAACAAAAGCTGGACCCAGCGGAGGAAAAAATGGAAGATGATACATTCACAGTCGCCATCGAaccagaaacaaaatttgacTCTTTAGACAGTTGA
- the LOC119557743 gene encoding uncharacterized protein C18orf19 homolog A encodes MATVALLSRQRLFACSLRLCGGAHSRCLTAMARTTSPPSDSWPLRNCRNQILPTATIRFNHKSANPTATAASPPAVNSSSAGDKDAKATNSTSSSDLFGEAANMGLFAKFKHMYKQYWYVLIPVHVLTSVGWFGGFYYLSKSGVDVPALLQYVHLSENIIEKVQGSDMGHYAIAYLCYKVATPLRYALTLGCTTVSIKYLVQHGYIKPMPTKSELIKMYENKKATRASAKADKAEKDESK; translated from the exons ATGGCAACGGTGGCCCTGCTCTCACGGCAGCGCCTATTCGCCTGCTCCTTGCGGCTATGCGGTGGCGCCCACTCCAGGTGCCTGACGGCGATGGCCAGAACCACGAGTCCGCCCAGCGATTCGTGGCCGCTGAGGAATTGCCGAAACCAGATTCTGCCCACCGCCACCATCCGCTTCAACCACAAGTCTGCCAACCCGACGGCGACGGCTGCTTCACCTCCCGCAGTCAACAGTTCCTCCGCAGGCGACAAGGATGCGAAGGCGACCAATAGCACTTCGTCCAGTGATCTTTTCGGCGAGGCGGCCAACATGGGTCTGTTCGCCAAGTTCAAGCACATGTACAAACAGTACTGGTACGTGCTTATCCCGGTGCATGTCCTCACGTCAGTGGGCTGGTTCGGAGGCTTTTACTACCTGTCTAAGAG TGGCGTTGATGTGCCCGCTCTGCTGCAGTACGTACACCTGAGTGAGAACATAATTGAGAAGGTACAGGGCTCGGATATGGGCCACTATGCCATCGCCTATCTCTGCTACAAAGTGGCCACGCCCCTGCGCTACGCCCTCACTTTGG GCTGCACCACAGTGTCCATTAAGTACCTGGTGCAACATGGCTACATCAAGCCCATGCCCACCAAAAGCGAACTGATCAAGATGTACGAGAACAAAAAGGCCACGCGGGCCAGTGCCAAGGCGGACAAGGCCGAGAAGGACGAGAGCAAATGA